The Methyloferula stellata AR4 genome includes a window with the following:
- a CDS encoding glycosyltransferase family 87 protein encodes MTLSLKSGLWLTEARLRIYPILLLAMFGCAIVLLVATTRDGHDRFGRPLGPDFSEIWAAGQEVREGQAASAYDTKAHTAKQAELFGPSPDFYLWSYPPYFLGVAGLLACLPYLLALLVWQATTLSLYLAAVWAILKPAGIAWRQAVIPALAFPAVFVNLTHGHNGFLTAALLAGGLLNLRARPWLAGILFAGLAYKPQFAMLVPIALLAGGYWRCIASGVATLAVLTFATWAAFGPEVWSSFFASLTLTKTIVLEQGGVGFEKMQSLFAAARLLGASVGEAYLLQALLLLALIAALAWLWHSAADDRLKGAALLSGTLLAPPYVLDYDMVLLGPALAFAVSYGCEKGFRPFEKTLFACVWISPLLARPLATAAHVPIGTFVMALFFFAILRRAWCGAAPAAEPALTAHHTNPC; translated from the coding sequence ATGACCCTGAGCCTGAAATCCGGCCTTTGGCTGACAGAAGCAAGGCTTCGGATCTATCCGATCCTTCTGCTGGCAATGTTTGGCTGCGCAATCGTCCTTCTGGTCGCGACCACACGGGACGGACACGACCGCTTCGGCCGCCCGCTCGGCCCGGATTTCAGCGAGATCTGGGCGGCGGGCCAGGAGGTCCGCGAAGGCCAGGCGGCGAGCGCCTATGACACCAAGGCTCATACGGCAAAACAGGCGGAGCTCTTCGGCCCCTCGCCCGATTTTTATCTTTGGTCCTATCCGCCTTATTTTCTCGGCGTCGCCGGGCTGCTTGCGTGCTTGCCTTACTTGCTGGCGCTTCTGGTCTGGCAGGCCACGACCCTGTCGCTCTATCTGGCTGCGGTCTGGGCGATCTTGAAACCAGCCGGGATTGCCTGGCGGCAAGCCGTCATCCCGGCGCTCGCCTTTCCAGCCGTCTTCGTCAATTTGACGCATGGCCATAATGGCTTCCTCACGGCGGCGCTTCTCGCAGGCGGGCTTCTCAACCTGAGAGCCCGGCCCTGGCTCGCCGGCATTCTGTTTGCCGGGCTCGCCTATAAGCCGCAATTCGCCATGCTAGTCCCGATCGCTTTGCTGGCCGGCGGTTATTGGCGGTGCATCGCGTCTGGCGTTGCAACCCTGGCGGTCCTGACATTCGCGACCTGGGCCGCGTTTGGTCCCGAGGTCTGGTCGAGCTTCTTCGCAAGCCTCACCCTCACCAAGACGATCGTTCTCGAACAAGGCGGCGTCGGCTTCGAAAAAATGCAGAGCCTGTTCGCGGCGGCGAGGCTTCTCGGCGCTTCGGTGGGAGAAGCCTATCTCCTCCAGGCTCTCCTGCTCCTCGCTCTGATCGCGGCGCTGGCCTGGCTTTGGCATTCCGCCGCCGACGACCGGCTGAAGGGGGCGGCCTTGCTGAGCGGCACCTTGCTCGCGCCGCCCTATGTCCTCGATTACGACATGGTCCTGCTTGGGCCTGCCTTGGCGTTCGCCGTTTCTTACGGATGCGAAAAAGGCTTTCGTCCCTTCGAGAAGACGCTCTTTGCCTGCGTCTGGATCTCGCCCTTGCTCGCCCGGCCTTTGGCGACCGCCGCGCATGTTCCGATCGGCACTTTTGTGATGGCTTTGTTTTTCTTCGCGATCCTACGCCGGGCCTGGTGCGGTGCAGCGCCAGCAGCCGAGCCGGCTCTGACCGCTCACCACACGAACCCATGTTGA
- a CDS encoding DUF1501 domain-containing protein, with amino-acid sequence MTLAHPSRRLLLSSSGALFAWAYMPKQAQAWWGSSRDPRFVVIILRGALDGLSAVAPIGDPDYAGLHGQIALSLSGDHPALPLDSFFALNPSMPVFARLYAAKQAAVIHAVSTGYRDRSHFDGQDVLESGMPGPGFVQSGWLNRALEALPKGERIAQKGGLGVGPATPLVLRGNASVVGWAPQVLPAAGDDLALRVMDLYSHADPALAKVMAEGLDLDKIASREMGGDNKPRGGADSVAGMRQAAQGAAKLMAAEDGPRIAALAFDGWDTHANEGGATGRLAQLLSGLDGAFEEFEKALGPKWNETTIVAITEFGRTAKVNGTVGTDHGTGTVAFLAGGAIKGGRVIADWPGLRTEQLYEKRDLKPTADLRAVLKGLLAEQFGLSDAALKDRVFPDTASLKPLRGLTI; translated from the coding sequence ATGACGCTTGCGCATCCGTCGCGCCGCCTGCTGCTTTCAAGTTCGGGCGCGCTCTTCGCCTGGGCCTATATGCCGAAACAGGCTCAAGCCTGGTGGGGTTCGTCGCGCGATCCGCGTTTCGTTGTCATCATCCTGCGCGGCGCCCTCGATGGATTGTCGGCTGTGGCACCTATCGGCGATCCGGATTACGCGGGTCTGCATGGCCAGATCGCATTGTCTCTATCCGGCGATCATCCGGCCCTGCCGCTCGATTCCTTCTTCGCGCTCAATCCGTCCATGCCGGTTTTTGCGCGGCTCTATGCCGCGAAACAGGCAGCCGTCATCCATGCGGTTTCGACCGGCTATCGCGACAGATCGCATTTCGACGGGCAGGATGTTTTGGAGAGCGGCATGCCGGGACCGGGCTTCGTGCAGTCCGGCTGGCTCAACCGGGCGCTGGAGGCGCTGCCCAAGGGCGAGCGCATCGCGCAAAAGGGTGGGCTTGGCGTCGGCCCGGCGACGCCGCTTGTTTTGCGTGGCAATGCCTCCGTCGTCGGCTGGGCGCCGCAGGTGCTGCCCGCCGCCGGAGACGATCTCGCGCTGCGCGTCATGGATCTTTACAGCCATGCTGACCCGGCTCTGGCGAAGGTCATGGCCGAGGGGCTCGACTTAGACAAGATCGCGTCCCGCGAGATGGGCGGGGATAATAAGCCGCGCGGCGGCGCGGATTCCGTCGCCGGCATGCGGCAGGCAGCCCAAGGCGCGGCCAAGCTCATGGCCGCCGAGGATGGGCCGCGAATCGCGGCACTCGCCTTCGACGGCTGGGACACCCATGCCAATGAAGGCGGCGCCACCGGGCGGCTGGCGCAATTGCTCTCCGGTCTCGACGGCGCTTTTGAGGAATTCGAAAAGGCGCTCGGGCCGAAATGGAACGAGACCACCATCGTCGCCATCACGGAATTCGGGCGCACCGCCAAGGTCAATGGAACGGTTGGCACTGATCACGGCACGGGGACGGTCGCCTTCCTGGCGGGGGGCGCCATCAAGGGCGGACGGGTGATCGCCGATTGGCCGGGACTTCGCACCGAACAGCTTTACGAAAAACGCGACCTCAAGCCGACGGCCGATCTTCGCGCCGTGTTGAAGGGCCTGCTCGCGGAGCAGTTCGGCCTCTCGGACGCGGCCTTGAAGGACCGCGTCTTTCCCGACACTGCGAGCCTCAAGCCCCTGCGAGGACTCACAATTTAA